From a single Apium graveolens cultivar Ventura chromosome 2, ASM990537v1, whole genome shotgun sequence genomic region:
- the LOC141708102 gene encoding ATP-dependent helicase rhp16-like, producing MPPKFNSLPPFRGDDDREILDSDFEGTDDEKGQDVLRMTEDSESETDLELSDDERFKSDSDQERQVLSQKAAEVPDLEVDESIEKIIRKKRKRNKNRPILMWEVWEEEYARWLASYDDAYEDTDNQHEVVAETAEAPPSFVMPLMKYQKEWLAWALKQEESAARGGILADEKGMGKTIQAIALVMAKKELNRALDGALPSTSQSSGSPQVKATLVICPLVGVAQWVNEISRSTLKGSNKVLVYNGAKKAKTLDEFSEYDFVITTYSSVEAEYRKYVLPPTRECRWCGKWFTEKNMNSHQSYSCGPDVTYKPSKQRKNKNAGADVDDGNCNLRSLNWNRIILDEAHYIKERRGNTTKAVHALNSTYKWALSGTPLQNRVGELYSLIRFLQISPYSYYFCKDCDCRTLDYSPDPGCCSHSSVRHFCWWNKYITTPIQSKGNSGSDIDAMILLEHKILKSILLRRTKMGRSADLALPPKMVLLRRDSLDIFEESYYTALYNESRAQFNTYVAEDNVGNNYAHISDLLTRLRQAVDHPYLVLFSKAAKSRNLNEVLDANNGELICGLCNESAEDPLVSACSHVVCTSCLNGAELVSCPTCKEPLNVDCSTENDQGDEDTKTIIKGFKRSSILNRIRVEDFRTSTKIEALREEIRFMVERDGSAKAIVFSQFISFLDLIHYSLQKSGVQCVQLDGTMTTKARNAAIKRFTEVPDCRLLLMSFKTGGVALNLTMASHVFLMDPWWNPDVERQAQDRIHRIGQFKPTRVVRFITEGTIEERILKVQEEKELVFEGTIVGSSNGLGRLTEDDMKFLFEA from the exons ATGCCGCCTAAGTTCAATTCTCTACCTCCTTTCAGAG GAGATGATGATCGGGAAATTTTGGATTCTGATTTTGAGGGCACAGACGACGAAAAAG GTCAAGATGTTTTAAGGATGACCGAGGATTCAGAATCGGAAACTGATTTAGAATTAAGTGATGATGAAAGGTTTAAAAGTGATTCTGATCAGGAAAGGCAAGTTTTGAGTCAAAAAGCGGCAGAAGTTCCTGACCTTGAAGTTGATGAATCCATTGAGAAGATTATAAGAAAGAAGAGGAAGAGGAATAAGAACAGGCCAATATTGATGTGGGAAGTTTGGGAAGAAGAATATGCGAGATGGTTAGCATCTTATGATGATGCTTACGAAGATACTGATAATCAGCACGAAGTTGTGGCTGAAACAGCTGAAGCGCCACCTAGTTTTGTTATGCCTCTGATGAAATATCAGAAAGAATGGTTGGCTTGGGCGCTAAAGCAAGAGGAATCTGCAGCAAGAGGAGGCATCCTTGCAGATGAGAAGGGAATGGGAAAGACTATTCAAGCTATTGCACTTGTAATGGCTAAGAAAGAACTTAATCGAGCACTGGATGGAGCTTTACCCTCAACTAGTCAATCTTCTGGATCGCCACAAGTTAAAGCTACACTTGTTATATGTCCTTTGGTTGGTGTGGCTCAATGGGTGAATGAGATAAGCCGCTCTACCTTGAAAGGTAGTAACAAGGTGCTGGTGTATAATGGAGCCAAGAAGGCCAAGACCCTTGATGAATTCTCAGAATATGATTTTGTTATAACTACATATTCCAGTGTCGAAGCAGAATATAGGAAATATGTCTTGCCACCCACAAGAGAATGCAGATGGTGTGGAAAGTGGTTCACTGAAAAGAACATGAATTCTCACCAAAGTTATTCGTGTGGTCCAGATGTTACTTATAAGCCGTCAAAACAGAGGAAGAATAAGAACGCTGGAGCTGATGTTGATGACGGAAATTGTAATTTGCGCTCCTTGAACTGGAATCGGATCATATTGGATGAG GCTCACTATATCAAAGAACGGCGTGGGAACACTACGAAAGCTGTTCATGCCTTAAACTCTACCTACAAATGGGCTTTAAGTGGCACCCCCCTTCAAAATCGTGTTGGAGAACTTTACTCGCTT ATCCGCTTTCTGCAGATTAGTCCATATTCTTATTACTTCTGTAAGGATTGTGATTGCAGAACACTTGATTATAG TCCTGACCCTGGCTGTTGCTCACATTCCTCTGTAAGACACTTTTGCTGGTGGAATAAA TATATTACCACACCGATACAATCAAAAGGGAATTCGGGGTCTGACATAGATGCAATGATCTTGCTGGAGCACAAGATCTTAAAAAGCATTCTTTTAAGACGCACTAAAATGGGTAGATCCGCTGATCTTGCGCTTCCTCCCAAAATG GTGTTATTACGACGGGACTCGCTGGATATTTTTGAAGAAAGTTACTACACGGCACTGTATAATGAAAGTCGGGCACAATTTAATAC ATATGTCGCAGAAGATAATGTTGGGAATAACTATGCCCACATCTCTGATCTCCTCACGCGTTTGCGACAG GCTGTGGATCATCCATACCTTGTATTATTCTCTAAAGCTGCCAAGAGCAGAAACCTAAATGAGGTACTGGATGCTAACAATGGTGAACTGATATGTGGGCTGTGCAATGAATCTGCAGAAGATCCTCTG GTTAGTGCATGTTCACATGTCGTTTGCACATCTTGTTTGAACGGCGCTGAACTAGTCTCATGCCCCACATGTAAGGAGCCCCTTAATGTAGATTGTAGTACAGAGAATGACCAAGGAGATGAGGATACTAAAACGATCATTAAAGGTTTTAAGCGCTCAAGTATTCTCAACAGAATTCGGGTTGAGGACTTCCGGACTAGTACAAAAATAGAAGCTTTG AGAGAAGAAATCAGGTTTATGGTTGAGAGAGATGGCTCTGCAAAAGCAATCGTTTTCAGCCAATTCATATCATTCCTGGACTTGATTCACTATTCTCTGCAGAAG TCCGGAGTTCAGTGTGTTCAGTTGGATGGAACTATGACTACGAAGGCAAGAAATGCCGCCATCAAGAGATTTACCGAGGTTCCTGATTGCAGATTACTTCTCATGAGCTTTAAAACAGGAGGGGTTGCACTTAATCTCACAATGGCATCACAT GTATTCTTGATGGATCCATGGTGGAATCCTGATGTTGAGCGACAGGCCCAAGATAGAATACATAGAATTGGGCAATTTAAACCTACGAG GGTTGTCAGGTTCATAACAGAAGGCACCATCGAAGAAAGAATTTTGAAAGTACAAGAAGAAAAGGAACTAGTATTCGAAGG GACCATTGTTGGCTCATCCAATGGACTGGGAAGACTAACCGAGGACGATATGAAATTTCTGTTTGAAGCATAA